A region from the Andrena cerasifolii isolate SP2316 chromosome 9, iyAndCera1_principal, whole genome shotgun sequence genome encodes:
- the Mrpl13 gene encoding mitochondrial ribosomal protein L13: MSLLRRGQQWGTFARIWHIYDATWQDPFHSASLLKTYLKGLYKPIYHPLNDCGDHVIIINSKDIAMRGDEWQKRVYFHHTGYHGGATWTLAWELHTKDPTMIMKKAVYSSMHGNLQRRYTMQRLHIFSDDKVPKDMLENVTNQIRQLKPVPVRLDHIPLEERENFPRLIKYPTDYELK, from the exons ATGTCTCTTCTACGTAGGGGACAG CAATGGGGTACTTTTGCTCGTATTTGGCATATCTATGATGCAACTTGGCAAGATCCATTTCACAGTGCGTCTTTACTAAAAACTTATCTCAAAGGACTTTATAAACCCATATATCATCCATTAA ATGATTGCGGTGaccatgtaataataataaacagcaAAGACATTGCTATGCGTGGAGACGAGTGGCAAAAGCGTGTATACTTCCATCATACTGGGTACCATGGTGGTGCGACTTGGACACTCGCATGGGAATTGCATACTAAAGATCCAACGAtg ATCATGAAGAAAGCAGTTTACAGTTCAATGCATGGAAATTTGCAACGGAGGTACACCATGCAGAGGCTACACATATTCAGCGATGATAAAGTACCCAAAGATATGTTAGAAAATGTGACTAATCAAATCAGGCAATTAAAGCCTGTCCCAGTCAGATTAGATCACATACCGCTCGAGGAAAGAGAAAACTTCCCACGGCTTATAAAGTATCCAACGGATTACGAGCTTAAATAA
- the Mrpl52 gene encoding mitochondrial ribosomal protein L52 has product MSSAGIMILRAGRCSNVTISVNGFHTSAATYLNQYWRQRKGLIANPNKYGSMVTLPDYSFKDNRPTPYGSRQLGRMKKHQEYAKRVLQLIGEIDHAVDRHARLIKEEKDKKDQVLANKLKPKGQQLLTSE; this is encoded by the exons ATGTCATCAGCTGGGATAATGATTTTACGAGCTGGGCGTTGTTCAA ATGTGACTATCAGTGTCAATGGATTTCATACATCCGCCGCGACTTACTTAAATCAGTATTGGAGGCAGAG AAAAGGTTTAATAGCAAATCCTAACAAGTACGGTTCAATGGTCACATTACCCGACTATTCTTTCAAAGATAATAGACCTACTCCATATGGCTCGAGGCAATTGGGTCGCATGAAGAAACACCAAGAATATGCG AAAAGGGTCCTACAGTTAATTGGTGAAATAGACCACGCCGTTGACAGGCATGCCAGattaataaaagaagaaaaggatAAAAAAGATCAGGTCTTGGCCAACAAATTAAAACCAAAGGGCCAACAGTTACTAACAAGCGAATGA